A genomic region of Zea mays cultivar B73 chromosome 6, Zm-B73-REFERENCE-NAM-5.0, whole genome shotgun sequence contains the following coding sequences:
- the LOC103630706 gene encoding uncharacterized protein, whose product MMRVMDKLKGKKRGDRGDSSRSRSTRGSGGGDTSSMLFQGSTASRQRLEQLLGCMEEQGAKWQAIVHLGKSARWQAIVHLGKSARWQAIVHLGKSARWHATMHLSQSVRR is encoded by the exons ATGATGAGGGTCATGGACAAGCTCAAAGGGAAGAAGCGCGGAGATCGTGGTGACTCCTCGAGGTCACGGTCGACTAGGGGTTCAGGTGGTGGGGATACCTCCTCTATGTTGTTCCAG GGCTCTACAGCGTCAAGGCAGCGGCTAGAGCAGCTCCTTGGTTGCATGGAGGAGCAGGGCGCGAAGTGGCAAGCCATAGTGCACCTGGGCAAGAGCGCGAGGTGGCAGGCCATAGTGCACCTGGGCAAGAGCGCGAGGTGGCAGGCCATAGTGCACCTGGGCAAGAGCGCGAGGTGGCATGCCACAATGCACTTGAGCCAGAGCGTGAGGCGATAG
- the LOC103631624 gene encoding salivary acidic proline-rich phosphoprotein 1/2 produces the protein MMQGMLMQMYSAQMGSPMGPQFTRPSQSGQTPNTNETQGSETGQGNPQMDIQWSMPPRGQILPPPQPGMGYWPPPPWGYPTHPMGPWGRPHGQHSHFRHQRYVPEFNAS, from the exons atGATGCAGGGAATGCTGATGCAG ATGTATAGTGCTCAGATGGGATCTCCAATGGGACCCCAGTTCACCCGTCCGTCACAATCTGGACAGACCCCAAACACCAACGAAACACAG GGTTCTGAGACCGGACAAGGAAACCCACAGATGGACATTCAGTGGTCGATGCCTCCTAGAGGACAGATTCTTCCTCCTCCACAACCAGGTATGGGATATTGGCCGCCACCACCATGGGGATATCCTACACATCCAATGGGGCCTTGGGGACGCCCCCATGGCCAACACAGCCACTTCCGTCACCAGCGGTACGTTCCTGAATTTAATGCTAGTTGA